In a genomic window of Myxococcales bacterium:
- a CDS encoding radical SAM protein: MLHPRAGANPRRPGRELLLTFAFRCNFACRFCYVEDGLGGRFRGVTLDEARRLLADPALTAGVTRIVLSGGEVTLDKDLPRFAELARAVPSVEHVRIQTNASRLDDRALVARLTAAGVDEFFVSLHGADAATCDAITAVPGSLAAIEAGLASLAEVGATVVTNTVVCAANVAQLDAIVALAHAHGAGAAELWGYVPRVDAADARAQLVRVTDAAPHVQRAVAAGLARGLAMTVKYFPRCLLGELAHVHSDAQPRLIIDDAFWQDYPTYGCLFEGVCADAAADDGCSGLADAYVRRFGWEEDALRPRGAPDDIDAAPIARYHAWDDRPHAEPAARALDLTRWALAPGADVGGFRLDAATRADAAIRLVFVDDRGPVAIDLHPHDPARACFARTPTIDLTHPPLPDATTARARPLFAALAAHLRARDDGALARELFAASRLDTATTPAALVAPVELLPTAWPGVDDPRAAALLAAAAALVTLDQLAAREVEPSVVLGAPERLRLLVNPSVAGPGRDRPAIAARLLTAAGAPAWLADVAEAWLRDPARTAFVGVELAPAAPPRHKLYLDTRAAPDRAAAARALGGPPPAAATALIAIDVVDDRPLGFKHYAPITAAAARVACAGPLIDLLEARGLLLGELPLLIATRFAADGAVRDRALHVDVARFAHLALGPAWARAAGDAAAADRIAASGRAARVVSATSGADGGRHVYLGGPP; the protein is encoded by the coding sequence GTGCTGCACCCGCGCGCCGGGGCCAACCCGCGCCGCCCGGGGCGCGAGCTCCTGCTCACGTTCGCGTTCCGCTGCAACTTCGCGTGCCGGTTCTGCTACGTCGAGGACGGCCTCGGCGGGCGCTTCCGCGGGGTCACGCTCGACGAGGCCCGCCGGCTCCTGGCCGACCCCGCGCTCACCGCCGGCGTCACCCGGATCGTGCTGTCGGGCGGCGAGGTCACGCTCGACAAGGACCTGCCGCGCTTCGCCGAGCTGGCCCGGGCGGTGCCCTCGGTCGAGCACGTCCGGATCCAGACCAACGCCAGCCGGCTCGACGATCGCGCGCTGGTCGCGCGCCTGACCGCGGCCGGCGTCGACGAGTTCTTCGTGTCGCTGCACGGCGCCGACGCCGCCACCTGCGACGCGATCACCGCGGTGCCGGGCAGCCTCGCGGCGATCGAGGCCGGGCTCGCCAGCCTGGCCGAGGTCGGCGCCACGGTCGTGACCAACACGGTCGTGTGCGCCGCCAACGTCGCGCAGCTCGACGCCATCGTCGCGCTCGCCCACGCGCACGGCGCTGGCGCCGCGGAGCTGTGGGGCTACGTGCCGCGGGTCGACGCCGCCGACGCGCGCGCGCAGCTGGTCCGGGTCACCGACGCCGCGCCCCACGTCCAGCGCGCGGTCGCGGCCGGCCTGGCCCGCGGCCTGGCGATGACCGTGAAGTACTTCCCGCGCTGCCTCCTGGGCGAGCTGGCTCACGTCCACTCCGACGCGCAGCCGCGGCTGATCATCGACGACGCGTTCTGGCAGGACTACCCGACCTACGGCTGCCTGTTCGAGGGCGTGTGCGCCGACGCCGCGGCCGACGACGGCTGCAGCGGCCTCGCCGACGCGTACGTGCGGCGGTTCGGCTGGGAGGAGGACGCCCTGCGCCCGCGCGGCGCGCCCGACGACATCGACGCGGCGCCGATCGCCCGCTACCACGCGTGGGACGATCGTCCGCACGCCGAGCCGGCGGCGCGCGCGCTCGACCTGACGCGCTGGGCCCTGGCCCCGGGCGCCGACGTCGGCGGCTTTCGCCTGGACGCCGCGACCCGCGCCGACGCGGCGATCCGGCTGGTGTTCGTCGACGATCGCGGCCCGGTCGCGATCGACCTGCACCCGCACGATCCCGCGCGCGCGTGCTTCGCGCGGACCCCGACGATCGATCTCACCCACCCGCCCCTGCCCGACGCCACGACCGCCCGGGCCCGCCCGCTGTTCGCGGCGCTGGCCGCGCACCTGCGCGCGCGCGACGACGGCGCGCTGGCGCGGGAGCTGTTCGCCGCGTCGCGCCTCGACACCGCGACCACGCCGGCCGCGCTCGTCGCGCCGGTCGAGCTGCTGCCGACGGCGTGGCCCGGCGTCGACGATCCGCGGGCCGCGGCGCTGCTCGCGGCGGCCGCGGCGCTGGTGACGCTCGATCAGCTGGCCGCGCGCGAGGTCGAGCCCAGCGTCGTGCTCGGCGCGCCCGAGCGCCTACGCCTGCTGGTCAACCCGTCGGTGGCCGGCCCCGGCCGCGATCGCCCCGCCATCGCCGCGCGCCTGCTCACCGCCGCCGGCGCCCCGGCCTGGCTGGCCGACGTCGCCGAGGCGTGGCTGCGCGATCCCGCCCGCACCGCGTTCGTCGGCGTCGAGCTGGCGCCGGCCGCGCCGCCCCGGCACAAGCTCTACCTCGACACCCGCGCCGCGCCCGACCGCGCCGCGGCAGCGCGCGCGCTGGGCGGGCCGCCGCCGGCCGCCGCGACCGCGCTGATCGCGATCGACGTGGTCGACGATCGCCCGCTCGGGTTCAAGCACTACGCGCCGATCACCGCCGCCGCCGCGCGCGTCGCCTGCGCCGGCCCGCTGATCGACCTGCTCGAGGCCCGCGGCCTGCTGCTCGGCGAGCTGCCGCTGCTGATCGCGACCCGGTTCGCCGCCGACGGCGCGGTCCGCGATCGCGCGCTCCACGTCGACGTCGCGCGGTTCGCGCACCTGGCGCTAGGCCCCGCCTGGGCGCGCGCGGCCGGCGACGCCGCCGCGGCCGACCGGATCGCCGCGAGCGGCCGCGCCGCGCGCGTGGTCAGCGCCACCAGCGGCGCCGACGGGGGCCGCCACGTCTACCTGGGCGGGCCGCCGTGA
- a CDS encoding TIGR04551 family protein codes for MFARTARLASFLAGPALALALAAPAAAQPSPMPTGGPPSGEEEPKPQGVAEAAPKAASLLATTPAVPARRDSRKKFDVIRVDGYLRGRGDWFKNFNLGFADSAAFGGAPFPQPSTCTSTTNVAGCADSVTSSNLRLRLEPRLELTNTTAVHTQIDLLDNVVLGSTPEGQAPLGAFGGGTVPPLAGVNSDRNSIVVRRAWGEVSTALALLKFGRMPDHFGLGIVANSGRRADTDYATWETLWMPGAEANVGGANDVSMDLDSDYGDTVDRAMVSIEIPGTPLRAAAAYDWPTTGLASNQTELGGASGGQPWDLDDADDVSQWMLAVARMDAPADFKEQMDRGELALNFAGRLTYRAQDVDYDLTNFVTGGPADSDAFVKRGMSAYIGDGWIKAGWKGVLFEAEAAAMIGSIDSLAEFGRTKPVDLRSFGGVARATTTAFDRKLGLGLELGLATGDDVDNVVQGRTHLRNATLVPPDNDATIGRFVFDPDYKVDLILFRELIGAVSNAFYVRPRMSYQLTKSITFRAQNVTSAAVKPVSTPGNGSFWGTEFDTDLGYDAGGFHMGLAYGVLFPLSAMDHPVDTDTDETTGAPFGSNNQNAGVSSNAHTFQFRLGIEF; via the coding sequence ATGTTCGCACGCACCGCTCGCCTCGCTTCGTTCCTCGCCGGCCCGGCGCTCGCACTCGCGCTCGCGGCGCCCGCCGCCGCCCAGCCGAGCCCGATGCCGACGGGCGGTCCGCCGTCTGGCGAGGAGGAGCCCAAGCCGCAGGGCGTCGCGGAGGCCGCGCCCAAGGCCGCGAGCCTGCTCGCCACCACGCCCGCGGTGCCGGCCCGGCGCGACAGCCGCAAGAAGTTCGACGTGATCCGGGTCGACGGGTACCTGCGCGGCCGCGGCGACTGGTTCAAGAACTTCAACCTCGGGTTCGCGGACAGCGCGGCGTTCGGCGGGGCGCCGTTCCCGCAGCCCTCGACCTGTACGAGCACCACCAACGTGGCCGGGTGCGCCGACTCGGTCACGTCGTCGAACCTGCGCCTGCGCCTCGAGCCGCGGCTCGAGCTGACCAACACCACCGCGGTCCACACCCAGATCGATCTCCTCGACAACGTCGTGCTCGGCTCGACGCCCGAGGGCCAGGCGCCGCTGGGCGCGTTCGGCGGCGGCACCGTGCCGCCCCTGGCCGGCGTCAACAGCGACCGCAACTCGATCGTCGTCCGCCGGGCGTGGGGCGAGGTGTCGACCGCGCTGGCGCTGCTCAAGTTCGGCCGCATGCCCGATCACTTCGGCCTCGGCATCGTCGCCAACAGCGGCCGCCGCGCCGACACCGACTACGCCACGTGGGAGACCCTGTGGATGCCCGGCGCCGAGGCCAACGTCGGCGGCGCCAACGACGTGTCGATGGACCTCGACAGCGACTACGGCGACACCGTCGATCGCGCGATGGTCTCGATCGAGATCCCGGGCACGCCGCTGCGCGCGGCCGCGGCCTACGACTGGCCGACCACCGGCCTGGCCTCGAACCAGACCGAGCTCGGCGGCGCCAGCGGCGGCCAGCCCTGGGACCTCGACGACGCCGACGACGTCAGCCAGTGGATGCTGGCGGTGGCCCGGATGGACGCGCCGGCCGACTTCAAGGAGCAGATGGACCGCGGCGAGCTGGCGCTCAACTTCGCCGGCCGGCTCACCTACCGGGCGCAGGACGTCGACTACGACCTGACCAACTTCGTGACCGGCGGCCCCGCCGACTCCGACGCGTTCGTCAAGCGCGGCATGTCGGCGTACATCGGCGACGGCTGGATCAAGGCGGGCTGGAAGGGCGTGCTGTTCGAGGCCGAGGCCGCCGCCATGATCGGCTCGATCGACAGCCTCGCCGAGTTCGGTCGCACCAAGCCGGTCGACCTGCGCTCGTTCGGCGGCGTCGCCCGCGCGACGACCACCGCGTTCGACCGCAAGCTCGGGCTCGGCCTCGAGCTCGGCCTGGCCACCGGCGACGACGTCGACAACGTCGTCCAGGGCCGCACCCACCTGCGCAACGCCACGTTGGTGCCGCCCGACAACGACGCCACGATCGGCCGGTTCGTGTTCGACCCCGACTACAAGGTCGACCTGATCCTGTTCCGCGAGCTGATCGGCGCGGTCTCGAACGCGTTCTACGTCCGCCCGCGCATGTCGTACCAGCTCACCAAGTCGATCACCTTCCGCGCGCAGAACGTCACCAGCGCCGCGGTCAAGCCGGTGTCGACGCCGGGCAACGGCTCGTTCTGGGGCACCGAGTTCGACACGGATCTCGGCTACGACGCCGGCGGGTTCCACATGGGCCTCGCCTACGGCGTGCTGTTCCCGCTGTCGGCGATGGACCACCCCGTGGACACCGACACCGACGAGACCACGGGCGCGCCGTTCGGCTCGAACAACCAGAACGCCGGCGTGTCCTCGAACGCGCACACGTTCCAGTTCCGCCTCGGCATCGAGTTCTGA
- the radA gene encoding DNA repair protein RadA, with translation MGKKSKGPRTVYRCSGCGHVESRWLGRCPGCQEFSTLIEEVVAGAPPRAGSALVADGAAPVSITDVAELDARHRIPTGLAELDRVLGGGLVPGAVVLLGGDPGIGKSTLLLQVLGAIARSRAVLYATGEESVAQTALRARRIDAAQPALRLVAETDIDVILGHARAQPPAVLAVDSIQTAYTSELDSIPGAVAQVRECAARMVRYAKTTGIPAIAVGHVTKDGTIAGPKTLEHLVDVVLHVEGDGAGAYRIVRAHKNRFGSTQELGVFEMRAGGLVEVPNPAALLLAERPRGAPGSVVVASADGHRPLLVEVQALVAPASAGIGRRTVAGVDANRVALLLAVLQQRVGYDILGQDVFVNVAGGLRLAEPAIDLGIACALASSQRGRAIDPQTVVFGEVGLAGEVRAVPMAELRLAEAAKLGFTRCILPSQNRARLEDDLGLELVAVDRLAAALSAL, from the coding sequence GTGGGCAAGAAGAGCAAGGGGCCGCGCACCGTCTACCGGTGCAGCGGCTGCGGCCACGTCGAGAGCCGCTGGCTCGGCCGGTGCCCGGGCTGTCAGGAGTTCAGCACGCTGATCGAGGAGGTCGTGGCCGGGGCGCCGCCGCGCGCCGGCTCGGCCCTGGTCGCCGACGGCGCCGCGCCGGTCTCGATCACCGACGTCGCCGAGCTCGACGCGCGCCACCGCATCCCGACCGGCCTGGCCGAGCTCGATCGCGTGCTCGGCGGCGGCCTGGTGCCGGGCGCGGTGGTGCTGCTCGGCGGCGATCCTGGGATCGGCAAGTCGACGCTGCTGCTGCAGGTGCTGGGCGCGATCGCGCGTTCGCGCGCGGTGCTGTACGCGACCGGCGAGGAGTCGGTGGCGCAGACCGCGCTGCGGGCCCGGCGCATCGACGCCGCGCAGCCGGCGCTCCGGCTGGTGGCCGAGACCGACATCGACGTGATCCTCGGCCACGCGCGGGCGCAGCCGCCGGCGGTGCTCGCGGTCGACTCGATCCAGACCGCCTACACCAGCGAGCTCGACTCGATCCCCGGCGCGGTGGCGCAGGTGCGCGAGTGCGCGGCGCGCATGGTCCGCTACGCCAAGACCACCGGCATCCCGGCGATCGCGGTCGGCCACGTCACCAAGGACGGCACGATCGCCGGCCCCAAGACCCTCGAGCACCTCGTCGACGTCGTGCTGCACGTCGAGGGCGACGGCGCCGGCGCCTACCGGATCGTGCGCGCGCACAAGAACCGCTTCGGCTCGACGCAGGAGCTGGGCGTGTTCGAGATGCGCGCCGGCGGCCTGGTCGAGGTGCCCAACCCGGCGGCCTTGCTCCTGGCCGAGCGCCCGCGCGGCGCGCCCGGCTCGGTGGTCGTGGCCTCGGCCGACGGCCACCGGCCGCTGCTGGTCGAGGTCCAGGCCCTGGTCGCGCCGGCCTCCGCCGGCATCGGCCGCCGCACCGTCGCCGGCGTCGACGCCAACCGCGTCGCGCTCTTGCTCGCGGTGCTGCAGCAGCGGGTCGGCTACGACATCCTCGGCCAGGACGTCTTCGTCAACGTCGCCGGCGGCCTGCGCCTGGCCGAGCCCGCGATCGATCTCGGCATCGCGTGCGCGCTGGCGTCGTCGCAGCGCGGCCGCGCGATCGATCCCCAGACCGTCGTGTTCGGCGAGGTCGGCCTGGCCGGCGAGGTCCGCGCGGTGCCGATGGCCGAGCTGCGCCTCGCCGAGGCCGCCAAGCTCGGCTTCACCCGGTGCATCCTGCCGTCCCAGAACCGGGCCCGCCTCGAGGACGACCTCGGCCTCGAGCTGGTCGCCGTCGATCGCCTGGCCGCCGCGCTGAGCGCGCTGTAG
- a CDS encoding UvrD-helicase domain-containing protein, with the protein MTAPTWQRLQREARAERRRGDGATSIATSNATSNATSNATSNATSNDAPIATSIATSNATSNDAPIAAPMIVTAPSVPAVVAAIPSATVDPDAIAARLAAVAAVSPRLHARLAALDPDQRAAVLAEDRAALVRAAVGSGKTTVLIHKAAYLHVVGGVPLDQLAILTFTTKAADELRARLDELLGRATTAGERWLVGTFHAVALALLHRALPVAQLGYRPDLTVLDEDAVVALIEELVAAHKLRVGQRRSLRARLKAGPDAGDLARLAALLVEAKRARNAMDFDDLIDHATALLAAPEVRRPRWILIDELQDCEPRELELVRRLRGRDAGFFGVGDPRQAIYGWRGGAADGFARAAAALGCVVHELPASYRSTRTILDGARAVLGAQPVAGGELRAVRPAGPPIIVRRHHDPVAEASYLAARMTALHAGGVPRAELAVLCRLRAQVDAVATALSAAGVPCTGEHDGAITDGRDAVRVLTLHAAKGLEFRHVFIAGANLGIVPLVVRDLVEDEAEERRLLFVGITRAKDEVEISYVACPHQFGALGAPSPFVHALPAAVVAWHDATAPAVAATVAVAGADPVAAREVPVPASVVAPSGEVAPAVVASPPSRAAVAAEPPWRAGQGVRHPRYGVGVVVAVVDGTVACEFGKLGARTFPLGMCPLTAVVTGPTGAPS; encoded by the coding sequence GTGACCGCGCCGACCTGGCAGCGGCTGCAGCGCGAGGCCCGGGCCGAGCGCCGGCGGGGCGACGGGGCGACGTCGATCGCGACGTCGAACGCGACGTCGAACGCGACGTCGAACGCGACGTCGAACGCGACGTCGAACGACGCGCCGATCGCGACGTCGATCGCGACGTCGAACGCGACGTCGAACGACGCGCCGATCGCGGCGCCGATGATCGTGACCGCGCCGAGCGTCCCCGCCGTCGTGGCGGCGATCCCGTCGGCGACGGTCGATCCCGACGCGATCGCCGCGCGGCTGGCGGCGGTCGCCGCGGTCAGCCCACGGCTGCACGCGCGCCTCGCAGCGCTCGATCCCGATCAGCGCGCGGCGGTCCTGGCCGAGGATCGCGCGGCGCTGGTGCGGGCCGCGGTCGGCAGCGGCAAGACCACCGTGCTGATCCACAAGGCGGCGTACCTGCACGTCGTCGGCGGCGTGCCGCTCGACCAGCTCGCGATCCTGACGTTCACCACCAAGGCCGCCGACGAGCTGCGGGCGCGGCTCGACGAGCTGCTCGGGCGCGCGACCACGGCGGGCGAGCGGTGGCTGGTCGGCACGTTCCACGCGGTCGCGCTGGCGCTGCTCCACCGCGCGCTGCCGGTGGCGCAGCTCGGCTACCGCCCGGACCTCACGGTGCTCGACGAGGACGCGGTCGTCGCGCTGATCGAGGAGCTGGTCGCGGCCCACAAGCTGCGGGTCGGGCAGCGGCGCTCGCTGCGCGCGCGGCTCAAGGCCGGACCCGATGCGGGCGACCTGGCGCGGCTGGCGGCGCTGCTGGTCGAGGCCAAGCGCGCGCGCAACGCCATGGACTTCGACGATCTGATCGATCACGCGACCGCGCTCCTGGCCGCGCCCGAGGTGCGCCGGCCGCGGTGGATCTTGATCGACGAGCTCCAGGACTGCGAGCCGCGCGAGCTGGAGCTGGTGCGCCGGCTGCGCGGGCGCGACGCGGGGTTTTTCGGCGTCGGCGATCCGCGGCAGGCGATCTACGGCTGGCGCGGCGGCGCGGCCGACGGCTTCGCCCGGGCGGCGGCGGCGCTGGGCTGCGTGGTCCACGAGCTGCCGGCCAGCTACCGCAGCACGCGCACGATCCTCGACGGCGCCCGCGCGGTGCTGGGCGCGCAGCCGGTGGCCGGCGGCGAGCTGCGCGCGGTGCGGCCGGCGGGCCCGCCGATCATCGTGCGTCGGCACCACGATCCGGTGGCCGAGGCGAGCTACCTGGCCGCGCGCATGACCGCGCTCCACGCCGGCGGCGTGCCGCGCGCCGAGCTGGCGGTGCTGTGCCGGCTGCGGGCCCAGGTCGACGCGGTGGCCACGGCGTTGTCGGCGGCCGGCGTGCCGTGCACCGGCGAGCACGACGGCGCGATCACCGACGGGCGCGACGCGGTGCGGGTGCTGACGCTGCACGCCGCCAAGGGCCTCGAGTTCCGCCACGTGTTCATCGCTGGCGCCAACCTGGGCATCGTGCCGCTGGTGGTGCGCGATCTGGTCGAGGACGAGGCCGAGGAGCGCCGGCTCTTGTTCGTCGGCATCACCCGGGCCAAGGACGAGGTCGAGATCTCGTACGTCGCGTGTCCCCATCAGTTCGGTGCGCTGGGGGCGCCGAGCCCGTTCGTGCACGCGCTGCCGGCGGCGGTGGTGGCGTGGCACGACGCGACCGCGCCGGCGGTGGCCGCCACGGTCGCGGTCGCCGGGGCCGACCCCGTCGCCGCGCGCGAGGTGCCGGTGCCCGCGTCGGTCGTGGCGCCCTCCGGCGAGGTCGCGCCTGCGGTCGTCGCGTCGCCGCCGTCGCGCGCGGCCGTCGCCGCCGAGCCGCCGTGGCGCGCCGGTCAGGGGGTCCGCCACCCGCGCTACGGCGTCGGCGTCGTGGTCGCCGTCGTCGACGGGACGGTCGCGTGCGAGTTCGGCAAGCTGGGCGCGCGGACGTTCCCGCTCGGGATGTGCCCGCTGACCGCGGTCGTGACGGGCCCGACGGGGGCGCCGTCGTGA
- a CDS encoding DEAD/DEAH box helicase → MIATRTIPSREAVFAPLPEGLHPALREALAARGIERLYSHQVEAFEAAQAGENVVVTTGTASGKSLSYLLPVIQATLEDPSARTLLLFPTKALTQDQLRGVLGLVDHLATRTDVAAPKIAAGVYDGDTPPAERTKVRDRANLVLTNPDMLHSALLPSHGRRGFAHLFRNVRYIVIDELHSYRGAFGAHFANLMRRLVRVCAHHGSAPRFLCSSATIANAREHAEALCHQPFRHIDRDGSPSAGKVVHFWQPPMTERDTRRPVTAELATLLPHLIAARHRTIAFCRSRKETEIVLKESRDRLRDVAGHDEGYLLAGYRGGYTPEERRGVERALVDGSLVGVVSTNALELGIDIGALQVVVQGGFPGTRASFWQQLGRAGRRDEVAHAIVVLAVSPTDQFIGEHPDWLVGQPAEHAVVDRDNLAIQLAHVRAAAAELPLSLDDAAVFPDLGEIVVVLARAGEVREALGSWHWTGGLFPAGEVSLRNLHNDRFKIVNRATGSTLTEMSRPQVYREAHTRAVYLHDGVQYQVLALDLVQHVATVAEVEQNFYTQPDVRTAIDVLLTQEQRALGLTEAAFGDVRVDDVVVGYKMLEFHNHQNLGYEELHEHLRLVLETEAVWITVPEAVLAVLGGEREDALAGMVHAVGACARLHTMAERSDLCATSFHVADERTGRTSTALVCYDSHPGGLGYAAKAYERLDDVLTAALGLVERCRCQRGCPACVGSWARDPTLVGWALRRLREAVPPPVEAIGGATDASPLAPVLRLVVPRIPWREVDARWDELCARLRSARVEGAELLARLGPAERRGARLILRVASPGLAGWLGADAAQRRLWQAIAREVEVPADGALAIDVDPAARDRAHVTAGKLQRRHDDLVGDRAATERAASAKLASGYVLEEAGPRPEPQP, encoded by the coding sequence GTGATCGCGACGCGGACGATCCCGTCGCGCGAGGCGGTGTTCGCGCCGCTGCCCGAGGGGCTGCACCCGGCGCTGCGCGAGGCGCTGGCGGCGCGCGGGATCGAGCGGCTGTACAGCCACCAGGTCGAGGCGTTCGAGGCGGCGCAGGCGGGAGAGAACGTGGTCGTCACCACCGGCACGGCGAGCGGCAAGTCGCTGTCGTACCTGCTGCCGGTCATCCAGGCCACGCTCGAGGATCCGTCGGCGCGCACGCTGCTGCTGTTCCCGACCAAGGCGCTGACCCAGGATCAGCTGCGCGGCGTGCTGGGGCTGGTCGATCACCTGGCGACGCGCACCGACGTGGCCGCGCCGAAGATCGCCGCCGGCGTGTACGACGGCGACACGCCGCCGGCCGAGCGCACCAAGGTCCGCGACCGCGCCAACCTGGTCCTGACCAACCCGGACATGCTGCACAGCGCGCTCTTGCCCAGCCACGGGCGGCGCGGCTTCGCCCACCTGTTCCGCAACGTCCGCTACATCGTCATCGACGAGCTGCACTCGTACCGCGGCGCGTTCGGCGCGCACTTCGCCAACCTGATGCGGCGGCTGGTGCGGGTGTGCGCGCACCACGGCAGCGCGCCGCGGTTCCTGTGCAGCTCGGCCACGATCGCCAACGCCCGCGAGCACGCCGAGGCGCTGTGCCACCAGCCGTTCCGGCACATCGATCGCGACGGCTCGCCGTCGGCGGGCAAGGTCGTCCACTTCTGGCAGCCGCCGATGACCGAGCGCGACACCCGGCGGCCGGTCACCGCCGAGCTGGCGACGCTGCTGCCGCACCTGATCGCCGCGCGCCACCGCACGATCGCGTTCTGTCGCAGCCGCAAGGAGACCGAGATCGTGCTCAAGGAGTCGCGCGATCGGCTGCGCGACGTCGCCGGCCACGACGAGGGCTACCTGCTGGCCGGGTACCGCGGCGGCTACACCCCCGAGGAGCGCCGTGGCGTCGAGCGGGCGCTGGTCGACGGCAGCCTGGTCGGCGTGGTGTCGACCAACGCGCTCGAGCTGGGCATCGACATCGGCGCGCTGCAGGTCGTGGTGCAGGGCGGGTTCCCGGGGACGCGGGCCAGCTTCTGGCAGCAGCTCGGCCGCGCCGGCCGCCGCGACGAGGTCGCCCACGCGATCGTCGTGCTGGCGGTGTCGCCGACCGATCAGTTCATCGGCGAGCACCCCGACTGGCTGGTCGGCCAGCCGGCGGAGCACGCGGTCGTCGATCGCGACAACCTGGCGATCCAGCTGGCCCACGTGCGCGCGGCGGCGGCCGAGCTGCCGCTGTCGCTCGACGACGCCGCGGTGTTCCCCGACCTCGGCGAGATCGTCGTCGTGCTGGCGCGCGCCGGCGAGGTGCGGGAGGCGCTGGGGAGCTGGCACTGGACCGGCGGCCTGTTCCCGGCCGGCGAGGTCAGCCTGCGCAACCTGCACAACGATCGGTTCAAGATCGTCAACCGCGCCACCGGCTCCACGCTCACCGAGATGAGCCGCCCGCAGGTGTACCGGGAGGCCCACACCCGCGCGGTCTACCTGCACGACGGCGTGCAGTACCAGGTGCTCGCGCTCGATCTGGTGCAGCACGTCGCCACCGTCGCCGAGGTCGAGCAGAACTTCTACACCCAGCCCGACGTGCGCACCGCGATCGACGTGCTGCTGACCCAGGAGCAGCGCGCGCTCGGGTTGACCGAGGCCGCGTTCGGCGACGTCCGCGTCGACGACGTCGTGGTCGGCTACAAGATGCTCGAGTTCCACAACCACCAGAACCTCGGCTACGAGGAGCTGCACGAGCACCTGCGGCTGGTGCTCGAGACCGAGGCGGTGTGGATCACGGTGCCCGAGGCGGTGCTGGCGGTCCTGGGCGGCGAGCGCGAGGACGCGCTGGCGGGCATGGTCCACGCGGTCGGCGCGTGCGCGCGCTTGCACACGATGGCCGAGCGCTCGGACCTGTGCGCGACCAGCTTCCACGTCGCCGACGAGCGCACCGGGCGCACCTCGACCGCGCTGGTCTGCTACGACAGCCACCCAGGCGGGCTGGGCTACGCGGCCAAGGCCTACGAGCGGCTCGACGACGTGCTGACCGCGGCGCTGGGCCTGGTCGAGCGCTGCCGCTGCCAGCGCGGGTGCCCGGCGTGCGTCGGCAGCTGGGCCCGCGATCCGACGCTGGTCGGCTGGGCGCTGCGCCGGCTGCGCGAGGCGGTGCCGCCGCCGGTCGAGGCGATCGGCGGCGCGACCGATGCGTCGCCGCTGGCGCCGGTGCTGCGGCTGGTGGTCCCGCGGATCCCGTGGCGCGAGGTCGACGCGCGCTGGGACGAGCTGTGCGCCCGCCTGCGCTCGGCGCGGGTCGAGGGCGCCGAGCTGCTGGCGCGGCTGGGGCCGGCGGAGCGCCGCGGCGCGCGGCTGATCCTGCGGGTCGCGAGCCCGGGGCTGGCCGGCTGGCTCGGCGCCGACGCCGCGCAGCGCCGGTTGTGGCAGGCGATCGCCCGGGAGGTCGAGGTGCCGGCCGACGGCGCGCTGGCGATCGACGTCGACCCGGCGGCGCGCGATCGCGCCCACGTCACCGCGGGCAAGCTGCAGCGCCGGCACGACGATCTGGTCGGCGACCGCGCCGCCACCGAGCGCGCGGCCAGCGCCAAGCTGGCCAGCGGCTACGTGCTCGAGGAGGCCGGGCCGCGGCCGGAGCCCCAGCCGTGA
- a CDS encoding tetratricopeptide repeat protein, translated as MRFFASGRTIRLTVGATLTALALAAAPAHADDASAHYKQGISWKNQGKDDEAIAAFEKAVAADPGHGMAWASLGHLYKKKKLLAQAVDAYEHATKILTKDATVWSNLGMAYYRVDKLDDALAALQTSCRLDPTQADVFSNIGVIKRKKGDTAGALVALRWAVKLAPSEHSYANNLGVALRADNQLPEASAAFAKAIALAPDQAEYYFNAAVVFRRQEEIEQAIPMYEKAVSLDPDQADAWYDLGYMYKLNHEDEKAIEAFNTYLELNKGKDADAQKNVEGEVQALGGTPVTAPKDPPKKPVKKKKSK; from the coding sequence ATGCGTTTTTTTGCTTCTGGTCGGACGATCCGGCTCACCGTCGGCGCCACGCTGACCGCGCTCGCGCTGGCGGCGGCCCCGGCCCACGCCGACGACGCCAGCGCGCACTACAAGCAGGGCATCTCCTGGAAGAACCAGGGCAAGGACGACGAGGCGATCGCTGCGTTCGAGAAGGCGGTCGCCGCCGATCCGGGCCACGGCATGGCCTGGGCCTCGCTCGGCCACCTGTACAAGAAGAAGAAGCTGCTGGCGCAGGCGGTCGACGCCTACGAGCACGCGACCAAGATCCTGACCAAGGACGCGACGGTCTGGTCGAACCTGGGCATGGCGTACTACCGGGTCGACAAGCTCGACGACGCGCTCGCCGCGCTGCAGACCTCGTGTCGGCTCGATCCCACGCAGGCCGACGTGTTCTCGAACATCGGCGTGATCAAGCGGAAGAAGGGCGACACCGCCGGCGCGCTGGTGGCGCTCCGGTGGGCGGTCAAGCTGGCGCCGAGCGAGCACAGCTACGCCAACAACCTGGGCGTGGCGCTGCGCGCCGACAACCAGCTGCCCGAGGCGTCGGCCGCGTTCGCCAAGGCGATCGCGCTCGCGCCCGATCAGGCCGAGTACTACTTCAACGCCGCCGTGGTGTTCCGGCGCCAGGAGGAGATCGAGCAGGCCATCCCGATGTACGAGAAGGCCGTGAGCCTCGATCCCGATCAGGCCGACGCCTGGTACGACCTCGGCTACATGTACAAGCTGAACCACGAGGACGAGAAGGCCATCGAGGCGTTCAACACGTACCTCGAGCTCAACAAGGGCAAGGACGCCGACGCACAGAAGAACGTCGAGGGCGAGGTCCAGGCCCTCGGCGGCACGCCGGTGACCGCGCCGAAGGACCCGCCGAAGAAGCCGGTGAAGAAGAAGAAGTCGAAGTAG